Below is a genomic region from Campylobacter geochelonis.
AAGCCGATTTCTTCTAAATACTGCTTAGTTAATGGTGTTACTTTTTTTAAAAACATATCAACCACCAACCGAACTTGAGCCTGAACTCTTGCTTCCGCCACCAAAAAATCCGCCTTTTCCAGACTTCGAACCAGAGGCGTTTGTAGCTTTTGCTTGATTAAAGCTATTTACACTTCTTGAATAAGCTGATGGATTTTTATAAGCGTTTTGTCTTTGGCTTTGGTATGCTGGGTTGTTAAAAAGTTTGCTTCCTATCCAACTTCCTATTATAGCTCCAGCCGCACTTGCTAAAATAGCTTCTCCTAAGCCCATGCCACCACTTGAAATTTGAGCGTTTTCTTTGGTTAAATTTGATGTTCCAGCATCTATTTTAGCGCTTTCTTCCGCCATTAAAGCATCCATCTCTTCTTTACTTAAAACTTTCTCGCTTCCATCAAGTTTTCTTAAAACTATCCTTGTTTCCTTGCTAGGAAATTCCTCTAAAACCTTGTATTTGCCGGGTGCAGTCTCTTCTATAACGACAAAAGCGCCTGCTGCTTGGTTTTGCTCGATAGTTTGCCCGTTATTATTGTTTGAGCCACAACCTGCTAATCCACCAGCTAAAATAAGACCAAAACCACCAGCTAAGGTCTGTTTTGCTATCTTTTTAATCCTCTTCATTTTCATCCTCACTTAAAATATCTATATCTAAATTTCTGTTGACAAAAAGCATTCCGCCTATGATTTTTATATCTGGATTTTCATAAGCATTTTTTACAAGAGTTTTTTTAATAATTTTTCTTTTTTTCTTTTTTACATATAAACTATCTAAAAATTCTTTCAAACTAACAAAATTTTCATCACTACTAACAGAACTAACATCGATAGCTTTAGCTTCGATTTGATCTGTTCTTGCAAGAAGCGGCTTTTCAAGCAGAGTTAAAAAATACTGAAGCTTCTCATCTCTTTCTTGATACATCGCTTTTATCTCATTTTTAGAAGAGATTAAAATATCCTCTTTCTCTCTAAAGAGCTTCTCTTTGTCTTCTTGAAGGCTTTTATTTTTTAGTTTTAGGTATTCGATTTCGTTGATTAGGTATTTGACAAATTCGCCCTTGTTGTTATCTTTTAAGCTAGATAATGCGGTTTGCTTAGGCTGAGGTTTGAAAGTAGTGTTGTCTTTTTCATCTTCTAAGATGACATATCTAATGCCATCTTCTTCAACGCTTTGGATAGTGTTTCTGCGAATTCTGTTATAAACAGCTTCTTTAGAAATTCCAAGTTTTGAAGCGGCGTCGGCAACGCATAATTTTTGCATATAACTAACCTCCAAATATTTGTGTTAGTTATTATACAAATTTAGTCTAAAAATATCATAAAATGGAGTTTAAGTAGTAAAAAACACTAACTAACAAGCTGTTAGTTAGTGTTTTCGGGCTAGAGTCTTGACTCGTAACGTCTAAGCATATATAGACGTTTAAGCATTTTTTTACGAGCTGAAATTTTCTGTTTTTTGCGAATTTCAGTGTTAGGTTCAAAAAATCTTCTAGCTCTAGATTCAGTTACGACTAGATTTCTATCAGTTTGTTTTTTAAACTTTCTGTATGCTTCGTCAAAAGACTCGTTTGGATGTACCTTAATTCCTGGCACGATCCTCACCACCTTTCATAAAAAATTTGAGATTTGATTATAGCTAAAAAAATATATAAATTCAAATTTAGCTAAAAGCACTAGAATTTACGCAAATTTAGGTTTTTTGTTATAGCGTTAAAATTTAAAACAGCAGAGAATTTTTGCTTTAAATTTAAGATTTTTCTTATATCAAATTTCATTTAAATTGATAATACTCTCAACTATAAAATAAAAATATATAAATTTAGAATATTTTAATATATTAATATTGGCACAATTAACATAAATTTAATTTTATAAGCGATATAATCATAATATAAAAATTTAAAATGAAACAAAAAAGTTTCTAAGGAGTTTATAATGTCTGAAAAAGCTTCTAATTGCACGACCTGTAGCCAGTCATATTCGCACAAAAGATATATAGTTTTTGCCTTAATAACGCTATTTGCGTTAATCGCTCCTTTTATCAGAATAGGCGGAAACCACCTGTTTTTGCTAAGTTTTGACAAACAGCAGCTTCATCTGTTTTTTACATCTTTTTCTACTCAAGAGCTTTTTTTGATGCCATTTGTTCTGATATTTGGCTTTTTGTTTATATTTTTTATTACGACTTTGGGTGGTAGAATTTGGTGTGGCTGGAGTTGTCCACAGACGATTATGAGGACTATTTATAGAGATTTAATCCAAACTAAACTTCTTGGAATTAGAAAAAATATAGCAAACAAACAGATAAAACCAAAAGGTAAATTTGCTTTAGAAGTGGTTGCGATGTTGATTTGGGCGGTTTTATCGCTAGTTATAGCTTCAAATTTAATATGGTTTTTTATCCCGCCTGAGGATTTTTTTAACTATATTCAAAATCCAAGCGAGCATCTATTTTTGATAGGACTGGTTCTTTGTTTTGCGATTTTTATATTTTTAGATGTTGTTTTTATAAAAGAAAATTTTTGTATTTATGTCTGCCCATACGCAAGAGTTCAGTCAGTTATGTTTGATAACGATACTGTTCAGGTTATCTATGATGAAAAACGTGGCGGTAAAATTTATGATGAACATCACGTTAAAATAGGCAAAAAACCTCTTGGAAAAGATGATGAATGTATCGGTTGTGAGGCTTGCGTGCATGTTTGCCCAACTCACATTGACATAAGACGCGGAATGCAACTTGAGTGCATAAACTGCTTGGAATGTTCTGATGCGTGTGCTAAAGTGATGGGTAAATTAGGCAAGAAATCACTCATAAACTGGACTAGTGAAAACGCTATAGAAAGTGGAAATAAAATCAAATTTGCAAGATTTAGAACCGTTGGTTATGTTGTTGTTCTTTTGATAGTTGCGATAGCTTTAGCCTTTATGACAACAAAAAAAGAGCATATGTTGCTTAATATAAACAGAGATTCTAGCCTTTATGAGATAAATTTAAATCATGAAAAAATGATGGTTGAAAATAGCTATATCTTTTTAATCGAAAATACTGATAACAAAAATCACGCATATTACTTTAATATAGATAATCCAGATATAAAAATCAAAAGACCAAAACAAGAAATCAAAGTTTCAAAAGGTGAAAAAAGAAAGCTTGTAGTTACTCTTTATACAGAAAAACAGCTTGCAAATAACGATAGAAAAGACACCATTTTACCGATAGTTATCACTGCATATGCTAAAGATGATAAAGAGAAAATTAATGTAAAACGAGATACAATTTTTGTCTATCAAAAAAGCACTGTTATAGAGCAAAAACGGATGCAACATTAAAAAAAGGAGCTAAATGCTACCAAAACCAAGTAGTAAAAAGGCGTTAGATAGATATGAAAAAATTTTATCGGCTGGACTTGAGCTTTTTTTAGAAAAAGGGTATCAAAACACAAGTTTAAGCGATCTTGTAGAAAAGAGCGGAGGTTCTCTTTCTACGATATATAAGTATTTCGAAAACAAAGAGGGACTTTTTAAGGCTATTATAACAAATGGCGTTTCAAAACTGAGCGCAAATATGGATAAAAAGATAAATTTAAATGCAAATTTAAGCTTAGAAGAGTTTTTATATGAATTTGCTGATTTTTATCTTTCTTCCATTTTTAGCAAAAAATCTTTGCTTTTTCACAAACTAATACTTAGCGAAGGCTTTAGAAAAGATGATGATAAGGAGTATATCGTTGGCAAACTTTTTTACGAAGAAGCGATACTTTCGGTAAATATTCGTTTGGTTAATTTTTTCAAAAAAAATGAGCAAATGAGCAAATTTTCAGACAAAGAGCTTAAAAATTTTGCGATGTTTTTTACATATATCATAAAAGAGCCATATTTTTTTGAATACATCCTTTTTGATAAAAAAATCGAGTGTAGTAAAAAAGATAAAAAAGAGCATATCCAAAGGTCGATTAGTATATTTTTAAATGGAATTTTAGGATAAATTAGGATAAAATTTGTTTGACAAATTAAAATTTTAAAGATATAATCTACATCTTGTTTGTAATCACAATTACAAAATACTTTTAAAATTTTAAACTATAGAGGAAATTTACTAGATGAAGCAATTTAAAAAAATGTTAATTTTTGCGTCTTGTTTGCTGTTTATAACAGGATGTAATATGCCATGGAGCAAAAATGATAGTAGCTCTAACAAAGCAGCAACCCAAATGCCACCGGCTAAAGTTGGAGTATTTGAAGCTAAAAAAGAGAATGTGCCAGTAAGCTTTTCATACCCTGCTCAAGTTGTAAGCAACCAAGATGTAAATGTGGTTGCTAAGGTTTCTGGAACGCTTTTAAAACAGTATTTTAAATCAGGAGATATGGTAAAAACTGGAGATAAACTTTTTTTAATCGATCCAGATAAATATCAAGCAGTAGCAGAGATCGCAGCTGCAAATTTAGCTCTATCAAATGCAAATTTAGACAAAGCTAGACTTGATTTTAACAGAGCCAAAAAGCTAAAAGCATCAAATTCAATTAGCCAACAAGAATATGACAACGCAGTAGCAAGCTTTAAATCAGCCCAAGCTCAAATCAAATCAGCCCAAGCTTCTTTAAATAATGCAAATATTGATCTAAACTACACAGTTGTAACAGCGCCATTTGATGGAGTTTTAGGAGATAACTTGCAAGATGTTGGAGCTTACGTTAGTATGCAAAACCCAAATTTAGTTCGACTAACAAAACTTAACCCGATCTATGCAAAATTTGCTATTGCCGATGTTGATGCGTTAAATATCAATCAAAAAACTCAAGATAAAGAGTGGGTGCAAAAAAACGCATTAGCTACGCTAAAAGTTGGCAATAGCGAGTATAATGGAACAGTAACTTTTATAGATAAAGTGATAAATGACAAAACCGGCTCAGTCGATGCTAAGGCTGAATTTAGTAACGAAAATAGCGAGCTTATGCCAGGAAATTTCGCAACCGTTACGATGAATGGACTTTATCAAAAAGATGGATTTAAGATACCGCAAATCGCGATTATGCAGGATTTAACAAGCCCATTTGTCTATATCATAAAAGATTCAAAAGTAACAAAAGCGCCGATTACTATCGTCTATCAAGATAGCGAGTTTGCTGTTGTTTCAAAAGGCTTAAATCAAGGCGATAAAATCATCATAGATAATTTCAAAAAAATAAGGCTTGGCGCTCCAGTCGTTGAGGCAGGAAAATAATGTTTGCTAAATTTTTTATACACAGACCTGTTTTTGCTTCGGTTATATCGATTATAATCGTAATAGCGGGTATGATTTCTATGAGGGTTTTGCCTGTTGAAGAGTATCCACAGCTTACGCCTCCTCAAATTTCAGTTAGTGCATCATATAGTGGCGCAGATGCTCAAACTATAGCTGATACGGTTTCAACTCCGCTTGAAGATGCGATTAATGGTGTTGAAAATATGATATATATGAAATCCACCTCTAGTTCATCTGGCGAGATGAGTTTGAGCGTGTATTTTAAAATAGGAACAGATCCGCAAGAAGCACTTGTAAATGTCAATAACCGTATTAGAGCAGCCGAAGCACTTTTGCCAGAAGAGGTTAAAAGAATCGGTGTAAACGCGCATGAGAGAAGTTCAAATATCCTTGAGGTTATCAGCTTTTACGACCCAGGCAATAGTATGAATATAGTTGATTTAAACAACTATGTATCTATAAATATCCTTGATGAACTAAAAAGAGTTCCAGGCGTTGGCGAGGCGGTTTTGATAGGAAACAAAGACTACTCTATGCGAATTTGGATAAAGCCAGACTTACTTAGACAGTATAATATGACAATAACAGAAGTCATAGCTGCTATTAGAGAGCAAAACAGCCAGTATGCAGCCGGTAAGATAGGCGAACAGCCTATGAAAACAAACAACCCTTATGTATATGCTATAAAGCCAGAGGGGCGTTTAAGCAGTGTTAAAGAGTTTGAAAATATCATCTTAAGAAGTGATGATAGAGGCTCAATGCTTAAGCTCAAAGATGTCGCTGATATAAGCCTTGATGCTGAAAATTACGTTTTTGATGGATACTTAAACGGGACTCCTATGGCGCCAGTTTTAATCATGACGCAAAACGACGCAAACGCTCTTGCAACCGCTAAAGCAGTTAGCCAAAAGATAGAAGAGCTTTCTAAAAAATTCCCAGGCACGCTAACATATGAAGTATCATATGATACTACAACTTTCGTTCAAGTTTCCATAGCTGAGGTTGTTAAAACCTTTGTTGAAGCGATGATACTTGTCATGATAGTTATGTATCTATTTTTAGGAAATTTAAGAGCGACAATCATACCTATGCTTGCAGTTCCTGTTTCTATCTTAGGAACTTTTGCTGGACTTTTGATAATGGGCTTTTCGATAAATTTAATCACGCTCTTTGCCCTGATTTTAGCCATTGGAATTGTCGTTGATGATGCGATTATCGTTATAGAAAACGTTGAGCGTATCTTAGAAGAAGAGCCAGAACTTAGCGTAAAAGAGGCGACAGATAAGGCGATGGGAGAAATTTTTGCTCCGATTGTTTCTATTGTTTTGGTTTTAAGTGCGGTTTTTATACCGGTTTCATTTATGGAAGGCTTTGTTGGGATTATCCAAAAGCAGTTTGCGCTGACTATCGTTGTTTCAGTTGTGCTTTCTGGACTTGTGGCATTGACGCTAACTCCCGCACTTTGTGGAGTTTTGTTGCAAAAGAAAAGAGAAAAACCATTTAAATTTATACAAAAATTTAATGAGTTTTTTGACTGGAGTACGAGCATTTTCTCAGCTGGAGTAGCAAAGGTTTTAAGGCATATTATACCATCTTTATTTATCGTTGCTATTATGATTTTTTCTATTTATGGGTTGATGAAAGTGATTCCTAGCGGTCTAGTTCCAAACGAAGACAAGGGCGCTGTTATGGTTATCAACCAGCTTCCGCCAGCTTCTACTATAGATAGAACATCAAAAGCAACTATAGATTTATATAACATAGCAGCAAAAGACAATACAATAGATCGTGGCACGATTATGGCTGGATATGATCTTTTGGCTGGAACTTTAAGAGAAAATGCATCTATTATGTTTATAGGTCTAACTCCTTGGGATGAGAGAAAAAGTGCTGATCAAAGCTCGTTCGCACTTGCTGATAAGTTAAATAAAGAGTATTTTTCAAACAGAGATGCGTTAAGCTTTGTTGTTAATCCGCCTCCGATAAATGGACTTTCTATGACTGGTGGTTTTGAACTTTTTGCACAAAACACAACCGGTAAAAGCTATAAAGAGATCGAAGAAGATATGCATAAAGTGGTAGTAGCTGCAAACCAAAGACCAGAGCTTCAGCTAGTTAGAACGACTCTTGATACGACTTTTCCGCAGTATGATTTAACGCTAAATCGTGAAAAAGTTAAGATGTATAATGTAAATATAGCTGATATTTTTGCAACTATAAATTCAACAATTGGTGGGTATTATGTAAATGACTTTAACCTTTTGGGAAAAACTTTTAAAGTAAAACTAAGAGCGGAGAGTGAATTTAGAAACTCACAAGAGGATTTTAGAAATATATTTGTAAGAAGCAACAACGGCGATATGATACCGCTGAATTCACTTGTTACGCTAACTAGATCTCTTGGTCCAGATAATGTCGATAGATTTAATGGTTTTCCAGCAGCAAAAGTACTTGGCGAGCCAAAACCGGGCTTTACTTCAGGAGAAGCGATTAAGGCTATTAGTGAAGTCTTTAACGAGCTTTATCCAAACGACTATGTTATAGGCTGGACAGGCTCTGCTTATCAAGAAGTTGCATCAAGTGGCACTGGAACTACTGCGTTTATCTTTGGGCTTGTTTTTGTTTATTTGATTTTAGCGGCTCAATATGAAAGATGGCTAATGCCAGCAGCGGTTTTAACGGCTGTTCCGTTTTCAGTGCTTGGCTCGTTAGTTGCTACTTGGGGAAGAGGCTTGGATAATGATATATATTTTCAAATCGGACTTTTACTCTTAATCGGACTTGCGGCTAAAAACGCCATTTTGATAGTGGAATTTGCTATGTCAGAACATATGGCTGGAAAAAGTATATTTGAATCAAGCATTAATGCTGCTAAGTTAAGATTCAGACCGATTGTTATGACATCTTTAGCATTTACGCTTGGAGTTTTTCCGATGATTATAAGTAGTGGTGCTGGAGCAGCAAGTAGGCATGCTCTAGGAACTGGAGTTGTTGGCGGTATGATAGCAGCTTCTACTATAGCGATATTTTTCGTGCCGTTGTTTTTCTACTTGCTTGAGAGTTTTAACGTGTGGTTAGATACTAAATTTGGTAAGAAAAAGATAGAAAAAGCTACAAACGCTAGCACACAAGGAGTAGCTGATGAGAGTAAATAAAAGAGTTTTAAGCGCAGTTTTGCTTGCTTTTGTTTTTGCGGGATGTTCTTTTAAACCAGCTACCCCGCTAAAAGATACAACATACAAAGCAACATATCAAACGACAAATTTAAATGATATGTGGTGGAAAGATTTTAACGATACAGCCTTAAATAAGCTAGTAAGCGATGGGTTAAGCTACAACTCTGATTTGGCTTTAGCACTTAATAACATCGAGTTAGCTAGAGTAAATTTAGGGCTTAGCAAGCTTGATTACTTGCCAAATGTTGGCTATCAAGGTAGCGCAACTAGAGCAAACAACACGCCTTTAGCACCTGATTTAAATTCGCAAGCAAGCTATAATATAGGGCTAAATTTAAACTATGAGCTTGATCTTTGGGGGCGAGTTAGAAATGGTGTAGAGGCTAAAAAATCCATGTATATGGCTAGTAAATATGACTATAACGCAGCGCGTCTTAGTATCGCAAGCAGCATCGCTAGCACGTATTTTAGACTTTTGTTTTTAAAAGAACAAGAGGGCATTTTAAAAGATACTTTAGCAAGCTATGAAAATACACTTGAGTTTAGACAAAATCAGCTAAACGCTGGAGTTATCGGCTCGATAACTTATCATCAAGCCCAAGCTCAAGTTGATAGCGCAAAAAGCCAGCTTGTAAATGTTCAAAACCAACTATCAAGTACAAACACCGCATTAGCGATACTAACTGGCAAAAGCTATGATGAAATTTTATATAAAGATATACTAACTAACAAAAATAGTATATCTAACATCCCAGATGTGCCAAGTGGTGTGCCATCTGATTTGCTACTTCATAGAGCAGATGTTGCAAGCGCGCTAGAGAAACTAAAAGCGACAAATTTCTTAGTTGGAGTTGCTAGAGCAAACTACTTCCCAAAAATCTCTTTAACAGGGCTTTTTGGATATGCGAGTTTAGAGTTTGATAGGTTGATTACTCAAACTAGCAGTAACTGGAGCGCCGGAGGCTCGCTTGTTGGGCCTTTGCTTGACTTTGGAAGGACTGCTCGTGGCGTTGAGATAGCAAATCTAGAGCAAAACGCAAGCTTTATAAACTATGATAAAACTTTAAAAAATGCCTTTGGTGAAGTAAGAAACGCTCTTGTAAGCAGAGAAAATTCTATCACTAAACAAAATAGCATGAAAAATTTGGTTAATTCAAGC
It encodes:
- a CDS encoding UPF0323 family lipoprotein → MKRIKKIAKQTLAGGFGLILAGGLAGCGSNNNNGQTIEQNQAAGAFVVIEETAPGKYKVLEEFPSKETRIVLRKLDGSEKVLSKEEMDALMAEESAKIDAGTSNLTKENAQISSGGMGLGEAILASAAGAIIGSWIGSKLFNNPAYQSQRQNAYKNPSAYSRSVNSFNQAKATNASGSKSGKGGFFGGGSKSSGSSSVGG
- the rpsU gene encoding 30S ribosomal protein S21 → MPGIKVHPNESFDEAYRKFKKQTDRNLVVTESRARRFFEPNTEIRKKQKISARKKMLKRLYMLRRYESRL
- the ccoG gene encoding cytochrome c oxidase accessory protein CcoG, whose product is MSEKASNCTTCSQSYSHKRYIVFALITLFALIAPFIRIGGNHLFLLSFDKQQLHLFFTSFSTQELFLMPFVLIFGFLFIFFITTLGGRIWCGWSCPQTIMRTIYRDLIQTKLLGIRKNIANKQIKPKGKFALEVVAMLIWAVLSLVIASNLIWFFIPPEDFFNYIQNPSEHLFLIGLVLCFAIFIFLDVVFIKENFCIYVCPYARVQSVMFDNDTVQVIYDEKRGGKIYDEHHVKIGKKPLGKDDECIGCEACVHVCPTHIDIRRGMQLECINCLECSDACAKVMGKLGKKSLINWTSENAIESGNKIKFARFRTVGYVVVLLIVAIALAFMTTKKEHMLLNINRDSSLYEINLNHEKMMVENSYIFLIENTDNKNHAYYFNIDNPDIKIKRPKQEIKVSKGEKRKLVVTLYTEKQLANNDRKDTILPIVITAYAKDDKEKINVKRDTIFVYQKSTVIEQKRMQH
- a CDS encoding TetR/AcrR family transcriptional regulator, translating into MLPKPSSKKALDRYEKILSAGLELFLEKGYQNTSLSDLVEKSGGSLSTIYKYFENKEGLFKAIITNGVSKLSANMDKKINLNANLSLEEFLYEFADFYLSSIFSKKSLLFHKLILSEGFRKDDDKEYIVGKLFYEEAILSVNIRLVNFFKKNEQMSKFSDKELKNFAMFFTYIIKEPYFFEYILFDKKIECSKKDKKEHIQRSISIFLNGILG
- a CDS encoding efflux RND transporter periplasmic adaptor subunit, which gives rise to MKQFKKMLIFASCLLFITGCNMPWSKNDSSSNKAATQMPPAKVGVFEAKKENVPVSFSYPAQVVSNQDVNVVAKVSGTLLKQYFKSGDMVKTGDKLFLIDPDKYQAVAEIAAANLALSNANLDKARLDFNRAKKLKASNSISQQEYDNAVASFKSAQAQIKSAQASLNNANIDLNYTVVTAPFDGVLGDNLQDVGAYVSMQNPNLVRLTKLNPIYAKFAIADVDALNINQKTQDKEWVQKNALATLKVGNSEYNGTVTFIDKVINDKTGSVDAKAEFSNENSELMPGNFATVTMNGLYQKDGFKIPQIAIMQDLTSPFVYIIKDSKVTKAPITIVYQDSEFAVVSKGLNQGDKIIIDNFKKIRLGAPVVEAGK
- a CDS encoding efflux RND transporter permease subunit; amino-acid sequence: MFAKFFIHRPVFASVISIIIVIAGMISMRVLPVEEYPQLTPPQISVSASYSGADAQTIADTVSTPLEDAINGVENMIYMKSTSSSSGEMSLSVYFKIGTDPQEALVNVNNRIRAAEALLPEEVKRIGVNAHERSSNILEVISFYDPGNSMNIVDLNNYVSINILDELKRVPGVGEAVLIGNKDYSMRIWIKPDLLRQYNMTITEVIAAIREQNSQYAAGKIGEQPMKTNNPYVYAIKPEGRLSSVKEFENIILRSDDRGSMLKLKDVADISLDAENYVFDGYLNGTPMAPVLIMTQNDANALATAKAVSQKIEELSKKFPGTLTYEVSYDTTTFVQVSIAEVVKTFVEAMILVMIVMYLFLGNLRATIIPMLAVPVSILGTFAGLLIMGFSINLITLFALILAIGIVVDDAIIVIENVERILEEEPELSVKEATDKAMGEIFAPIVSIVLVLSAVFIPVSFMEGFVGIIQKQFALTIVVSVVLSGLVALTLTPALCGVLLQKKREKPFKFIQKFNEFFDWSTSIFSAGVAKVLRHIIPSLFIVAIMIFSIYGLMKVIPSGLVPNEDKGAVMVINQLPPASTIDRTSKATIDLYNIAAKDNTIDRGTIMAGYDLLAGTLRENASIMFIGLTPWDERKSADQSSFALADKLNKEYFSNRDALSFVVNPPPINGLSMTGGFELFAQNTTGKSYKEIEEDMHKVVVAANQRPELQLVRTTLDTTFPQYDLTLNREKVKMYNVNIADIFATINSTIGGYYVNDFNLLGKTFKVKLRAESEFRNSQEDFRNIFVRSNNGDMIPLNSLVTLTRSLGPDNVDRFNGFPAAKVLGEPKPGFTSGEAIKAISEVFNELYPNDYVIGWTGSAYQEVASSGTGTTAFIFGLVFVYLILAAQYERWLMPAAVLTAVPFSVLGSLVATWGRGLDNDIYFQIGLLLLIGLAAKNAILIVEFAMSEHMAGKSIFESSINAAKLRFRPIVMTSLAFTLGVFPMIISSGAGAASRHALGTGVVGGMIAASTIAIFFVPLFFYLLESFNVWLDTKFGKKKIEKATNASTQGVADESK
- a CDS encoding efflux transporter outer membrane subunit, which produces MRVNKRVLSAVLLAFVFAGCSFKPATPLKDTTYKATYQTTNLNDMWWKDFNDTALNKLVSDGLSYNSDLALALNNIELARVNLGLSKLDYLPNVGYQGSATRANNTPLAPDLNSQASYNIGLNLNYELDLWGRVRNGVEAKKSMYMASKYDYNAARLSIASSIASTYFRLLFLKEQEGILKDTLASYENTLEFRQNQLNAGVIGSITYHQAQAQVDSAKSQLVNVQNQLSSTNTALAILTGKSYDEILYKDILTNKNSISNIPDVPSGVPSDLLLHRADVASALEKLKATNFLVGVARANYFPKISLTGLFGYASLEFDRLITQTSSNWSAGGSLVGPLLDFGRTARGVEIANLEQNASFINYDKTLKNAFGEVRNALVSRENSITKQNSMKNLVNSSQKVYDLANQRYSAGYSDHLELLDAQRQLLSSKLSLASADFDVANSVVEVYKALGGGFNLDDNATKELISSDKTVLPTTSVSPFAD